A part of Amycolatopsis camponoti genomic DNA contains:
- the ccrA gene encoding crotonyl-CoA carboxylase/reductase produces MTQLGEIQQAILNGESAAVGSLPVPESYRGVTVRADEVDMFEGLESRDKDPRKSLHLDDVPVPELGPGEALVAVMASAINYNTVWTSIFEPIPTFKFLKKYGKLSPLAKRHDLPYHVVGSDLSGVVLRTGVGVHNWKPGDEVVAHCLNVELESPDGHNDTMLDTEQRIWGFETNFGGLAEIALVKANQLMPKPDHLTWEEAASPGLVNSTAYRQLVSRNGADMKQGDVVLIWGASGGLGSYATQYALNGGAIPVCVVSSPEKAAICRKLGAELIIDRSAEDYKFWKSETEQDPKEWQRFGAKIRELTGGDDPDIVFEHPGRETFGASVYAARKGGTIVTCASTSGYMHQYDNRYLWMNLKRIIGSHFANYRESWEANRLISKGLIHPTLSKTYPLEETGQAALDVHRNAHQGKVGVLALAPQEGLGVRDEEKRAKHIEGINAFRGA; encoded by the coding sequence ATGACGCAGCTCGGCGAGATCCAGCAAGCCATCCTGAACGGCGAGTCCGCCGCGGTCGGCTCCCTGCCCGTCCCCGAGAGCTATCGCGGGGTGACCGTGCGCGCCGACGAGGTCGACATGTTCGAGGGCCTCGAGAGCCGGGACAAGGACCCGCGCAAGTCGTTGCACCTCGACGACGTCCCCGTGCCCGAGCTGGGCCCGGGCGAGGCGCTGGTCGCCGTGATGGCGAGCGCCATCAACTACAACACCGTGTGGACGTCGATCTTCGAGCCGATCCCCACGTTCAAGTTCCTGAAGAAGTACGGGAAGCTCTCGCCGCTGGCCAAGCGGCACGACCTGCCCTACCACGTCGTCGGCTCGGACCTGTCCGGCGTCGTGCTGCGCACCGGCGTCGGCGTGCACAACTGGAAGCCGGGCGACGAGGTGGTCGCGCACTGCCTGAACGTCGAGCTCGAGAGCCCGGACGGGCACAACGACACGATGCTCGACACCGAGCAGCGGATCTGGGGCTTCGAGACGAACTTCGGCGGCCTCGCCGAGATCGCACTGGTCAAGGCCAACCAGCTGATGCCGAAGCCGGACCACCTCACCTGGGAGGAAGCCGCCTCCCCCGGGCTGGTCAACTCCACCGCCTACCGCCAGCTGGTCTCACGCAACGGCGCGGACATGAAGCAGGGCGACGTCGTCCTGATCTGGGGCGCCTCGGGCGGCCTCGGCTCCTACGCGACGCAGTACGCGCTGAACGGCGGCGCGATCCCGGTCTGCGTCGTCTCCAGCCCGGAAAAGGCCGCGATCTGCCGGAAGCTCGGTGCCGAGCTGATCATCGACCGCAGCGCCGAGGACTACAAGTTCTGGAAGTCCGAGACCGAGCAGGACCCGAAGGAGTGGCAGCGCTTCGGCGCGAAGATCCGCGAGCTGACCGGCGGCGACGACCCGGACATCGTGTTCGAGCACCCGGGCCGGGAGACGTTCGGCGCGTCCGTCTACGCCGCGCGCAAGGGCGGCACGATCGTCACGTGCGCGTCCACCTCGGGGTACATGCACCAGTACGACAACCGCTACCTGTGGATGAACCTGAAACGGATCATCGGCTCCCACTTCGCGAACTACCGCGAGTCCTGGGAAGCGAACCGACTGATCTCGAAGGGGCTGATCCACCCGACGCTGTCGAAGACGTACCCGCTCGAAGAGACCGGGCAGGCCGCGCTGGACGTGCACCGCAACGCCCACCAGGGCAAGGTCGGCGTGCTCGCGCTCGCCCCGCAGGAAGGCCTCGGCGTCCGCGACGAGGAAAAGCGCGCCAAGCACATCGAGGGGATCAACGCCTTCCGCGGTGCCTGA
- a CDS encoding SPW repeat domain-containing protein, producing MSEVSTRAWARPHDWAEVVIGVVAALSPLWLSTDSTAMWTMVVLGALIALDGLVSLAMPGMVYGEGIQIALGVLFFIAPWVMGYTEFNGASWTSWIAGVLVVIAGAAAMPVASAAHRTAGQH from the coding sequence ATGAGTGAAGTCTCTACGCGCGCATGGGCCCGGCCACACGATTGGGCCGAGGTCGTCATCGGGGTCGTCGCCGCTCTTTCACCCCTTTGGCTGAGCACGGACTCGACCGCGATGTGGACGATGGTCGTCCTGGGCGCCTTGATCGCACTCGACGGCCTGGTCTCGCTGGCCATGCCGGGCATGGTCTACGGCGAAGGCATCCAGATCGCGCTCGGTGTGCTGTTCTTCATCGCGCCGTGGGTGATGGGATACACCGAGTTCAACGGCGCGTCCTGGACGTCCTGGATCGCCGGGGTGCTCGTGGTCATCGCCGGCGCGGCGGCGATGCCGGTCGCGAGCGCCGCGCACCGCACGGCAGGCCAGCACTGA
- a CDS encoding TetR/AcrR family transcriptional regulator gives MTEDSAKERILRAAEALFAESGFDATPTSRIAERAGVPKGLVHYYFRHKADLLTALVERLPDERIEPAVVVVPGDLVGSLRRLVRELDHRFSRSLGLSHLLWREADTHHVVRDALHERFQVLVRQVHAVILAATGGGVPAADIDRASGLLARAVSHRHATARHSDDDLPAEFDGELTFIADALVSKTAPA, from the coding sequence ATGACCGAGGATTCGGCGAAGGAGCGCATCCTCCGCGCCGCCGAGGCGCTCTTCGCCGAGTCCGGCTTCGACGCCACCCCGACCTCTCGCATCGCCGAGCGGGCCGGGGTGCCGAAGGGGCTGGTGCACTACTACTTCCGGCACAAGGCGGACCTGCTCACCGCGCTGGTCGAGCGACTGCCCGACGAGCGCATCGAGCCGGCCGTGGTCGTCGTCCCCGGCGACCTGGTGGGCAGCCTGCGGCGGCTGGTCCGCGAGCTCGACCACCGCTTCAGCCGGTCGCTCGGGCTCTCGCACCTGCTGTGGCGCGAGGCGGACACCCACCACGTCGTCCGCGACGCCCTCCACGAGCGTTTCCAGGTGCTCGTGCGCCAGGTTCACGCGGTGATCCTGGCGGCAACAGGCGGCGGCGTCCCCGCGGCCGACATCGACCGCGCGTCGGGCCTGCTGGCCCGCGCGGTCAGCCACCGCCACGCGACGGCCCGCCACTCCGACGACGACCTGCCCGCCGAGTTCGACGGCGAGCTGACGTTCATCGCCGACGCCCTCGTGTCGAAGACCGCGCCGGCTTAG
- the mce gene encoding methylmalonyl-CoA epimerase — MNDALRPFVTAIDHVGIAVPDLDAAIEFHRAHFGLEVAHEEVNEEQGVREAMLRAPGTAGTETQIQLLAPLRDDSAIGKFLAKSGPGLQQLAYRVSDVDAASAALREQGLRLLYEAAKRGTSNSRVNFIHPKDAGGVLVELVEPAKDNAAH, encoded by the coding sequence ATGAATGACGCCCTGCGGCCGTTCGTGACGGCCATCGACCACGTCGGCATCGCGGTCCCGGACCTGGACGCGGCCATCGAGTTCCACCGCGCGCACTTCGGCCTGGAAGTGGCGCACGAGGAGGTGAACGAGGAGCAGGGAGTGCGCGAGGCGATGCTGCGCGCGCCCGGCACGGCGGGCACGGAGACGCAGATCCAGCTGCTCGCCCCGCTGCGCGACGACTCGGCGATCGGCAAGTTCCTGGCCAAGAGCGGCCCGGGGCTGCAGCAGCTGGCGTACCGCGTGTCCGATGTGGACGCGGCGTCGGCGGCACTGCGCGAGCAGGGCCTGCGCCTGCTGTACGAGGCGGCGAAGCGCGGAACGTCCAACAGCCGGGTGAACTTCATCCACCCGAAGGACGCGGGCGGCGTCCTGGTGGAGCTGGTGGAGCCGGCCAAGGACAACGCGGCGCACTGA
- a CDS encoding acetyl-CoA C-acetyltransferase, producing MSGSVILGAARTPIGRLLGSLKDFTGAQLGGVAIKAALERAGVSPDAVQYTIMGQVLTAGAGQIPARQAAVAAGIPMSVPALTINKVCLSGLDAIALADQLIRAGEFDIVVAGGQESMTQAPHLLPKSRSGFKYGDTTLVDHMAYDGLFCAFDQVAMGSSTEKYNSRYGVTREQQDAFSARSHQRAAEAIKNGYFTDEIAPVSIPQRKGDPVVFDTDEGVRADTTAESLAKLRPAFASDGTITAGSASQISDGAAAVVVASKAKAEELGLTAIAEIGAHGVVAGPDASLHEQPSNAILAALAKANLGADALDLVEINEAFAAVGLVSTEKLGLDPEKVNVNGGAIALGHPIGASGARLAVHLIHELRRRGGGLGAAALCGGGGQGDALLLRVPSA from the coding sequence GTGTCCGGTTCCGTGATCCTGGGTGCCGCCCGTACACCGATCGGGCGCTTGCTCGGATCCCTCAAGGACTTCACGGGGGCACAGCTGGGCGGGGTCGCGATCAAGGCGGCCCTCGAACGCGCCGGGGTCTCCCCGGACGCGGTGCAGTACACGATCATGGGCCAGGTGCTCACCGCAGGTGCCGGCCAGATCCCGGCCCGCCAGGCCGCGGTCGCCGCGGGCATCCCGATGAGCGTGCCCGCCCTGACGATCAACAAGGTCTGCCTTTCGGGCCTCGACGCCATCGCGCTCGCCGACCAGCTGATCCGGGCCGGCGAGTTCGACATCGTCGTGGCCGGCGGCCAGGAGTCGATGACCCAGGCGCCGCACCTGCTGCCCAAGTCCCGCTCCGGCTTCAAGTACGGCGACACGACGCTCGTCGACCACATGGCCTACGACGGGCTCTTCTGCGCGTTCGACCAGGTCGCCATGGGCTCCTCGACGGAGAAGTACAACTCCCGCTACGGCGTCACCCGCGAGCAGCAGGACGCGTTCTCCGCCCGTTCGCACCAGCGCGCGGCCGAGGCGATCAAGAACGGCTACTTCACCGACGAGATCGCGCCCGTCTCCATCCCGCAGCGCAAGGGCGACCCGGTCGTCTTCGACACCGACGAAGGCGTCCGCGCCGACACCACCGCGGAAAGCCTCGCCAAGCTGCGCCCCGCCTTCGCTTCCGACGGCACCATCACCGCGGGCTCGGCCTCGCAGATCTCCGACGGCGCCGCCGCGGTCGTCGTGGCCAGCAAGGCGAAGGCCGAGGAGCTCGGCCTCACCGCGATCGCCGAGATCGGCGCGCACGGCGTCGTCGCCGGGCCGGACGCCAGCCTGCACGAGCAGCCGTCGAACGCCATCCTCGCCGCGCTGGCGAAGGCGAACCTCGGCGCCGACGCGCTCGACCTCGTCGAGATCAACGAAGCCTTCGCCGCGGTCGGGCTCGTCTCCACCGAGAAGCTCGGCCTCGACCCCGAGAAGGTCAACGTCAACGGCGGGGCCATCGCCCTCGGCCACCCGATCGGCGCCTCCGGGGCCCGGCTCGCCGTGCACCTGATCCACGAGCTGCGCCGCCGCGGTGGCGGGCTCGGCGCGGCCGCGCTGTGCGGCGGCGGCGGCCAGGGCGACGCCCTCCTGCTGCGGGTGCCGTCCGCGTAA
- the meaB gene encoding methylmalonyl Co-A mutase-associated GTPase MeaB — MAGALDLDDLVGRARDGQPRAVARLLSLVEDAHPRVAEIARALTPHTGRARVIGLTGPPGVGKSTSTSALLTALRAEGKRVGVLAIDPSSPFSGGALLGDRIRMTEHATDPGVFIRSMATRGHLGGLSWATPQAVRVLDAAGFDVVLIETVGVGQSEVDVVKLADTTVVLLAPGMGDGIQAAKAGVLEIADVFVVNKADREGADATVHDLKQMISLARREIRGASWRQPIVRTVAAKGEGIDEVVDALAAHHDWLVEHDELARRRVARARDEVEAIAVRRLRAELADLRGGGRLAGVAERVVAREIDPFAAADELIADLRE; from the coding sequence GTGGCCGGCGCACTCGACCTCGACGACCTGGTCGGCCGCGCGCGGGACGGGCAGCCCCGCGCCGTCGCGCGGCTGCTGTCGCTCGTCGAGGACGCCCATCCCCGCGTCGCCGAGATCGCGCGAGCGCTGACCCCGCACACCGGGCGGGCCCGGGTCATCGGGCTGACCGGACCGCCGGGTGTCGGCAAGTCGACATCGACCTCGGCGCTGCTCACCGCGTTGCGCGCGGAGGGCAAGCGGGTCGGGGTTCTCGCCATCGACCCGTCTTCGCCGTTTTCGGGCGGCGCGCTGCTCGGCGACCGGATCCGGATGACCGAGCACGCCACCGATCCCGGCGTGTTCATCCGCTCGATGGCCACGCGCGGGCACCTCGGCGGCTTGTCGTGGGCGACCCCGCAGGCGGTGCGCGTGCTCGACGCCGCCGGCTTCGACGTGGTGCTGATCGAGACCGTCGGCGTCGGACAGTCCGAAGTGGACGTCGTGAAGCTGGCCGACACCACGGTGGTGTTGCTCGCCCCGGGCATGGGCGATGGCATCCAGGCCGCGAAAGCGGGAGTGCTGGAGATCGCCGACGTCTTCGTCGTGAACAAGGCGGACCGCGAGGGTGCGGACGCGACGGTGCACGACCTCAAGCAGATGATCTCGCTGGCGCGCCGGGAGATCCGGGGCGCGAGCTGGCGCCAGCCGATCGTGCGGACGGTGGCGGCGAAGGGCGAGGGCATCGATGAAGTCGTGGACGCGCTGGCCGCGCACCACGACTGGCTGGTGGAGCACGACGAGCTGGCCCGGCGCCGGGTGGCGCGGGCACGCGACGAGGTCGAGGCCATCGCTGTGCGGCGGTTGCGGGCCGAGCTGGCCGACCTGCGGGGCGGGGGACGGCTGGCCGGGGTGGCGGAGCGCGTCGTCGCACGCGAGATCGATCCGTTCGCCGCCGCGGATGAGCTGATCGCGGACCTGCGGGAGTAG
- a CDS encoding peptidylprolyl isomerase has translation MKKTLVTALTVGALFVAGNGVATAADAPPPKTTHGPCQYTETPDEPASRPVPLPPDPRHTPSHGKVDVAVPTSQGALPLRLDRAKAPCTVQSFLHLANHRFYDHTVCHRLTAYPTLKVLQCGDPSATGEGGPGYKYKDELPVDLPPAPTDPTGARKVYARGLLAMANAGPDTNGSQFFVVYGDSALRPNYTVFGTVGAQGLKTLDRVAAGGIVPTADDPAPVDGTPALRTELLRVRPDCWS, from the coding sequence ATGAAGAAGACACTCGTCACGGCGCTGACGGTCGGCGCGTTGTTCGTGGCCGGCAACGGCGTCGCCACCGCGGCCGACGCTCCGCCGCCGAAGACGACGCACGGGCCGTGCCAGTACACCGAGACGCCGGACGAACCGGCGTCGCGGCCGGTGCCGCTGCCGCCCGACCCGCGGCACACGCCGAGCCACGGCAAGGTCGACGTCGCCGTCCCGACCAGCCAGGGCGCGCTGCCGCTGCGGCTCGACCGCGCGAAGGCGCCGTGCACCGTACAGAGCTTCCTGCACCTGGCGAACCACCGGTTCTACGACCACACGGTGTGCCACCGGCTGACCGCGTATCCGACGTTGAAGGTCCTGCAGTGCGGCGACCCGAGCGCGACCGGCGAGGGCGGGCCGGGCTACAAATACAAGGACGAGCTGCCGGTGGACCTGCCGCCGGCGCCGACCGACCCGACCGGGGCGCGCAAGGTCTACGCGCGCGGGCTGCTGGCCATGGCCAACGCGGGACCGGACACGAACGGCTCGCAGTTCTTCGTCGTGTACGGCGATTCCGCGCTGCGGCCGAACTACACGGTGTTCGGCACGGTCGGGGCACAGGGGCTGAAGACCCTGGATCGAGTGGCCGCGGGCGGGATCGTGCCGACCGCGGACGACCCGGCGCCGGTCGACGGGACGCCCGCGCTGCGGACGGAACTGCTCCGCGTCCGGCCTGACTGCTGGTCCTGA
- a CDS encoding PLP-dependent aminotransferase family protein, translating to MTDSWSSSGLDVHLGWEPSTGRGGLAAAIRAAIREGRWQAGSAVPSTRSLAHDLGVARGTVTRVYADLAAEGYLRTAQGAPTRVATAGSLPQSAPRQAPREPAPRWDLRPGRPDLTAFPRQAWISATRRALLRTPASAFGYESELGAPELRDTLAGYLARARGVVADPDRIVVCHGYSHAIAVVSRALSSLGVGEMAFENPSLEMYRSIAAAQGQRVVGVPVDEHGLDVSALDSPAVVVTAAHQYPTGVTLAPHRRTELARSGAFVLEDDYDGEFRFDRQQVGALQALAPERVIYAGTASKTLAPALRLAWLVLPRTLVEPVHAALADSGSRPAVLNQLALAELIGSGAYDQHVRRSRAEYRSRRARLMAALPDFVRPQGIAAGLHLLLRLPPDGPSEATALAACRRRALGLEGLTDYWMTPNGPGGLIVGYAATPKHAFAGATQTLIEALWEITS from the coding sequence ATGACGGATTCGTGGTCCAGTTCCGGCCTCGACGTCCACCTCGGCTGGGAGCCCTCGACCGGCCGGGGCGGCCTCGCGGCGGCGATCCGCGCGGCCATCCGCGAGGGCCGGTGGCAGGCGGGTTCGGCGGTGCCCTCGACCCGGTCCCTGGCCCACGACCTGGGCGTCGCGCGCGGCACGGTCACCCGCGTGTACGCCGACCTGGCCGCCGAGGGGTACCTGCGCACGGCCCAGGGCGCGCCGACCCGCGTGGCGACGGCGGGCTCGCTGCCCCAGTCCGCTCCGCGGCAGGCACCGCGCGAGCCGGCCCCGCGCTGGGACCTGCGGCCGGGACGTCCGGACCTGACGGCGTTCCCCCGGCAGGCGTGGATCAGCGCGACCCGCCGCGCCCTGCTGCGGACCCCGGCGTCGGCGTTCGGCTACGAGTCGGAACTGGGCGCGCCCGAGCTGCGGGACACCCTGGCCGGCTACCTCGCCCGGGCCCGCGGAGTCGTCGCGGACCCGGACCGGATCGTCGTGTGCCACGGGTATTCGCACGCGATCGCCGTGGTGTCCCGCGCGCTTTCCTCGCTCGGCGTCGGCGAAATGGCGTTCGAGAACCCGTCGCTGGAGATGTACCGCTCGATCGCGGCGGCGCAGGGTCAGCGGGTCGTCGGCGTCCCGGTGGACGAGCACGGCCTCGATGTGTCCGCTTTGGACAGTCCGGCGGTGGTCGTGACGGCGGCGCACCAGTACCCCACCGGCGTCACGCTGGCCCCGCACCGCCGCACCGAGCTGGCCCGATCGGGCGCGTTCGTGCTGGAGGACGACTACGACGGCGAGTTCCGTTTCGACCGCCAGCAGGTCGGGGCGCTGCAGGCGCTCGCCCCGGAGCGGGTGATCTACGCGGGGACGGCCAGCAAGACGCTGGCGCCGGCGCTCCGGCTGGCGTGGCTGGTGCTGCCGCGGACGCTGGTGGAGCCGGTCCACGCGGCGCTGGCCGACAGCGGGTCCCGCCCGGCGGTGCTGAACCAGCTGGCGCTGGCCGAGCTGATCGGCTCGGGTGCGTACGACCAGCACGTCCGCCGCAGCCGGGCCGAGTACCGCTCACGCCGCGCTCGTCTCATGGCCGCGCTCCCGGACTTCGTCCGTCCGCAAGGCATCGCGGCGGGCCTCCACCTGCTGCTGAGGCTCCCGCCCGACGGCCCGTCCGAGGCGACGGCCTTGGCGGCCTGCCGCCGCCGCGCACTCGGCCTAGAGGGCCTGACGGACTACTGGATGACCCCCAACGGCCCCGGCGGCCTGATAGTCGGCTACGCGGCAACCCCAAAACACGCGTTCGCCGGCGCAACCCAAACCCTGATAGAAGCCCTCTGGGAAATCACGTCCTAA
- a CDS encoding carboxymuconolactone decarboxylase family protein, with protein sequence MTKRIGLGRAPEIYQAMANLQAEVNKAAANAGVDPKLLELVKMRASQLNGCAYCLDMHSRDALELGESARRLFVLDGWRETDLFTEEEEAALVLTEAMTKLSATQSVPDDVYEQATKVLTEDQYRAIAWEVIAINSWNRMAVTSHSPLPKRDA encoded by the coding sequence ATGACGAAGCGAATCGGACTCGGGCGCGCGCCCGAGATCTACCAGGCGATGGCGAACCTGCAGGCCGAGGTGAACAAGGCCGCCGCGAACGCGGGGGTCGACCCGAAGCTGCTGGAACTGGTGAAGATGCGGGCCTCCCAGCTCAACGGCTGCGCGTACTGCCTCGACATGCACAGCCGCGACGCCCTCGAGCTGGGCGAGTCGGCCCGCCGGTTGTTCGTGCTCGACGGCTGGCGCGAGACCGACCTGTTCACCGAAGAGGAGGAGGCCGCCCTCGTCCTCACCGAGGCGATGACCAAGCTGTCGGCGACCCAGAGCGTCCCCGACGACGTCTACGAGCAGGCGACGAAGGTGCTCACCGAAGACCAGTACCGCGCGATCGCGTGGGAGGTCATCGCGATCAACAGCTGGAACCGCATGGCCGTGACCAGTCACAGCCCGCTCCCGAAGCGCGACGCGTGA
- a CDS encoding isocitrate lyase/PEP mutase family protein — protein MSAAALRALHVPGKPLVLPNAWDADTARLVEAAGFPVVATSSVAVASVLGFPDGEKAPAGEMFAAAKRIADAVSIPVTVDAESGYGLSSAELASRLLDAGAVGCNFEDTDHATGDVRPVAEQAERIAALREAAGDGLVINARVDSFRGVDPKEHLVDGIARAKAYFEAGADCVYPIHLRTPEVLAVFVQGVGGAVNAPAWPGSPGLGGLAELGVARISLGGGLWQYARKHLEATLAGVAEGKLPY, from the coding sequence GTGAGCGCCGCCGCGCTCAGGGCGCTGCACGTCCCCGGCAAGCCGCTGGTGCTGCCGAACGCGTGGGACGCCGACACCGCCCGGCTCGTCGAGGCCGCCGGGTTCCCGGTCGTGGCGACCAGCTCCGTCGCCGTGGCGTCCGTGCTCGGCTTCCCCGACGGCGAAAAGGCCCCGGCCGGCGAGATGTTCGCGGCGGCGAAACGCATCGCGGACGCCGTGAGCATCCCGGTGACCGTCGACGCCGAGTCGGGCTACGGCCTGTCCAGTGCCGAGCTGGCGTCCCGGCTGCTCGACGCCGGCGCCGTCGGCTGCAACTTCGAGGACACCGACCACGCCACCGGCGACGTGCGGCCGGTCGCCGAGCAGGCGGAGCGCATCGCCGCCCTGCGTGAAGCGGCGGGCGACGGCCTGGTGATCAACGCCCGCGTCGACTCCTTCCGCGGCGTCGATCCGAAGGAGCACCTGGTCGACGGCATCGCCCGGGCGAAGGCCTACTTCGAGGCGGGCGCCGACTGCGTCTATCCGATCCACCTGCGCACGCCCGAGGTGCTCGCGGTGTTCGTGCAGGGGGTCGGCGGGGCCGTCAACGCGCCCGCGTGGCCGGGCAGCCCGGGCCTCGGCGGCCTCGCCGAACTGGGGGTGGCGAGGATCTCGCTGGGTGGCGGGCTGTGGCAGTACGCCCGCAAGCACCTCGAAGCGACTCTCGCGGGCGTCGCCGAGGGAAAACTGCCGTACTGA
- a CDS encoding solute symporter family protein, whose amino-acid sequence MTTNIAAGVEGSNPLLNILIFAAFVLITLVIVFRASRNTKTASDYYAAGRAFTGPQNGIAISGDYLSAASFLGIAGAIAINGYDGFLYSIGFLVAWLVALLLVAELLRNTGKFTMGDVLAFRMKQRPVRAAAATSTLAVSFFYLLAQMAGAGGLVALLLGVEGGGAQAIVIAVVGIIMIAYVLIGGMKGTTWVQIIKAALLIVGALVITLWVLGKYNFNFSSLLQAAVDKAGKAGETLLGPGKQYGATGTSKLDFFSLGIALVLGTAGLPHVLMRFYTVPTARDARRSVVWAIVLIGVFYLFTLVLGYGAGALVGPDTIKKAPGGVNSAAPLLALELGGPVLLGLISAVAFATILAVVAGLTITASASFAHDVYANVVKRGKTSPDSEVKVARITAVVIGALAIGGGILANGQNVAFLVALAFAVAASANLPTILYSLFWKRFNTQGALWSIYGGLAITIVLIVFSPAVSGKSTSMIKTADFAWFPLSNPGIVSIPAAFILGWLGTVLSKEHDEKKYAEMEVRSLTGAGAEKAVAH is encoded by the coding sequence ATGACGACGAACATCGCCGCGGGTGTGGAAGGCAGCAACCCGCTTCTCAACATCCTCATCTTCGCCGCCTTCGTCCTCATCACGCTGGTGATCGTGTTCCGGGCCAGCCGCAACACGAAGACCGCGTCGGACTACTACGCCGCCGGCCGCGCCTTCACCGGTCCCCAGAACGGCATCGCGATCTCGGGTGACTACCTTTCGGCGGCGTCGTTCCTCGGCATCGCCGGCGCGATCGCCATCAACGGCTACGACGGCTTCCTCTACTCCATCGGCTTCCTGGTCGCGTGGCTCGTCGCGCTGCTGCTGGTCGCGGAACTGCTGCGCAACACCGGCAAGTTCACGATGGGCGACGTGCTGGCGTTCCGGATGAAGCAGCGCCCGGTGCGGGCCGCGGCCGCGACGTCGACGCTGGCCGTGTCCTTCTTCTACCTGCTGGCGCAGATGGCCGGTGCCGGCGGTCTCGTCGCGCTGCTGCTCGGCGTCGAAGGCGGTGGCGCGCAGGCCATCGTGATCGCCGTGGTCGGCATCATCATGATCGCCTACGTCCTCATCGGCGGCATGAAGGGCACCACCTGGGTGCAGATCATCAAGGCCGCGCTGCTGATCGTCGGCGCGCTCGTGATCACCCTGTGGGTGCTCGGCAAGTACAACTTCAACTTCTCCAGCCTGCTGCAGGCCGCCGTCGACAAGGCGGGCAAGGCCGGCGAGACGCTGCTCGGCCCGGGCAAGCAGTACGGCGCCACCGGAACGTCCAAACTGGACTTCTTCTCCCTCGGCATCGCCTTGGTGCTGGGCACCGCGGGCCTGCCGCACGTCCTGATGCGCTTCTACACGGTGCCGACCGCTCGCGACGCGCGTCGCTCGGTGGTCTGGGCGATCGTCCTGATCGGCGTGTTCTACCTGTTCACGCTGGTCCTCGGCTACGGCGCCGGTGCGCTGGTCGGGCCGGACACGATCAAGAAGGCGCCGGGCGGGGTGAACTCCGCGGCCCCGCTGCTCGCGCTCGAACTGGGCGGGCCGGTGCTGCTGGGCCTCATCTCCGCGGTCGCCTTCGCGACGATCCTCGCGGTGGTCGCCGGCCTGACGATCACGGCGTCCGCGTCCTTCGCGCACGACGTCTACGCGAACGTCGTCAAGCGGGGCAAGACGTCGCCGGACTCGGAGGTCAAGGTCGCCCGGATCACCGCGGTGGTGATCGGTGCTCTCGCCATCGGCGGCGGCATCCTGGCCAACGGGCAGAACGTCGCGTTCCTGGTGGCACTCGCGTTCGCGGTGGCGGCGTCGGCGAACCTGCCGACGATCCTCTACTCGCTGTTCTGGAAGCGGTTCAACACCCAGGGCGCGCTGTGGTCGATCTACGGCGGCCTGGCCATCACGATCGTGCTGATCGTCTTCTCGCCGGCGGTGTCCGGCAAGAGCACGTCGATGATCAAGACCGCGGACTTCGCCTGGTTCCCGCTGAGCAACCCCGGCATCGTCTCGATCCCGGCCGCGTTCATCCTGGGCTGGCTGGGCACGGTCCTGTCGAAGGAGCACGACGAGAAGAAGTACGCCGAGATGGAGGTCCGGTCCCTGACCGGCGCGGGCGCCGAGAAGGCCGTCGCGCACTGA
- a CDS encoding DUF485 domain-containing protein has product MSTTDTGGGPPDTSETIWERAHESTEFRELRSRLRRFVFPMTAVFLLWYLLYVLLADYAHGFMSTKVFGNVNIGLIFGLLQFVSTFVITGLYVRYANRKLDPVAEKIREDIEGESAKEQA; this is encoded by the coding sequence GGACACGTCAGAGACCATCTGGGAACGCGCGCACGAGAGCACCGAGTTCCGTGAGCTCCGCAGCCGCCTGCGCCGGTTCGTCTTCCCGATGACGGCGGTGTTCCTCCTCTGGTACCTGCTGTACGTGCTCCTCGCGGACTACGCGCACGGCTTCATGAGCACGAAGGTGTTCGGCAACGTCAACATCGGCTTGATCTTCGGCCTGCTGCAGTTCGTCTCGACGTTCGTGATCACCGGCCTCTACGTCCGGTACGCCAACCGGAAGCTGGACCCGGTCGCCGAGAAGATCCGTGAGGACATCGAAGGCGAATCCGCGAAGGAGCAGGCATGA